The proteins below come from a single Paramormyrops kingsleyae isolate MSU_618 chromosome 25, PKINGS_0.4, whole genome shotgun sequence genomic window:
- the LOC140583124 gene encoding uncharacterized protein has product MALTGCPWWAKGLFGGLFFLMVILILQFVDDGEIKEEKRWNPEGVHLTRMKGDDEHPFLRNYCTSNRHFLLCPVCKKTQASLSVHLTRVCMKRSSKEAIQEVVEKAKQDVLEVLQWGRVFSYRHLRDIMDDANPMSRMIQELERRHMVVPDTPSPAVAAQTSSVPVMAGTTVQRPESSATEQSEDAVSVSNGEIFQVTLRQTAAHRVPGRRLDQEPRLEK; this is encoded by the exons ATGGCTCTGACAGGGTGCCCATGGTGGGCTAAGGGACTGTTTGGAGGGCTCTTTTTCCTAATGGTGATACTAATACTGCAGTTTGTCGATGACGGAGAAATCAAGGAGGAAAAGAGATGGAACCCGGAAGGAGTCCACCTCACTCGAATGAAAGGGGATGACGAGCATCCATTTCTACGGAATTACTG tacttccaacaggcatttcctgctctgccccgtgtgcaagaagacacaggcaagcctctcggtgcatctgactagggtgtgcatgaagagatcttcgaaagaagccatccaagaagtagtggagaaggcaaagcaggatgtgcttgaagttctgcagtggggcagggtgttcagctacaggcacctgcgagacattatggatgatgctaatcctatgagcag gatgatccaggagctggagcgtcgccacatggtggtgcctgacaccccctccccagcagtagcggcgcagaccagcagtgttcctgtgatggctggtacaaccgtgcagcgaccggagagctcggcgactgagcagtcggaggacgcagtcagtgtcagcaacggcgagatctttcaagt cacacttcggcagacggcagcccaccgagtgccgggtcgacgcttggatcaggaaccaaggctagaaaagtaa